The proteins below come from a single Zhouia spongiae genomic window:
- a CDS encoding arsenate reductase ArsC yields MKNILVLCTGNSCRSQMAHGYLKHMATGKANIYSAGVEIHGLNPFAVGIMAEDAIDISKHTSNHVDEYANIDFDYVITVCDHASESCPLFTRKTQKIHHNFTDPSKASGTAKELIEAFRSTRNEIKSFCKRFVEEYL; encoded by the coding sequence ATGAAAAACATACTTGTATTATGCACAGGTAATTCGTGCAGAAGTCAAATGGCACACGGTTATTTAAAACACATGGCAACCGGTAAGGCCAATATATATAGTGCCGGTGTAGAGATCCACGGTTTAAATCCTTTTGCCGTAGGCATCATGGCAGAAGATGCAATAGATATCAGCAAGCATACATCTAATCACGTAGACGAATATGCCAATATTGATTTTGACTATGTAATTACTGTATGTGATCATGCCAGTGAAAGCTGCCCACTCTTTACGCGGAAGACACAAAAGATACATCATAATTTTACTGACCCCAGCAAAGCCAGCGGTACCGCGAAAGAACTGATAGAGGCTTTTCGTTCTACACGAAATGAGATCAAGAGCTTTTGTAAAAGATTTGTCGAGGAATACCTTTAA
- a CDS encoding DUF983 domain-containing protein, translating to MSRYVKALQCKCPKCEKGKVFRSNGNSLLFRMPKMFHSCQECGYVFEREPGFFFGAMYVSYALAVAELISMLVVIKFILGMSNIVLLCGVVIVAVLLSTFNFRVSRSLWMYFFEKKAI from the coding sequence ATGAGCAGGTATGTAAAAGCACTACAGTGTAAATGTCCTAAATGTGAAAAAGGAAAAGTGTTTAGAAGTAATGGGAACTCACTTTTGTTCAGGATGCCGAAAATGTTTCATTCCTGCCAGGAGTGCGGCTATGTATTTGAAAGAGAACCGGGTTTCTTTTTCGGAGCGATGTATGTTAGTTATGCCTTGGCTGTAGCTGAGTTGATATCAATGTTGGTGGTTATAAAGTTTATATTAGGGATGAGTAATATAGTATTGCTCTGCGGAGTAGTGATCGTTGCGGTACTTTTGAGTACATTCAACTTTAGGGTGTCCCGAAGCCTGTGGATGTATTTTTTTGAAAAGAAGGCGATTTAG
- a CDS encoding AraC family transcriptional regulator, whose translation MQLLNILHIKQFDSAVNNPDFYSNTFKNHNNTHHKTITAPHKHDFYVTILFTEGTGKHEVDFHTYPIKPGVVFLLKPGQIHHWELSDDIDGYIFFHSKSFFDLNYTSRSVNDFPFFYSSQNPPLLQLKDEELNHISRYFIDINEEYYENRLLKRLKIISLIDILYTDLSRIYLSLQPEYTEPYRNTERVKQLEQLIDDHYKEVKMASAYAEMMHLSPKHLNRIVKSALNKTTSDLITERIILEARRMLIHSGGSLSDISLELGYEDYAYFSRVFKINTGHSPSQFIKIYK comes from the coding sequence ATGCAACTACTAAACATATTACATATTAAACAGTTTGACAGTGCTGTAAACAATCCTGATTTTTATAGTAATACATTTAAAAACCACAACAACACACACCATAAAACAATTACGGCTCCGCACAAGCACGATTTTTATGTAACCATTTTATTTACAGAAGGCACCGGAAAACATGAAGTTGACTTTCACACATACCCCATAAAGCCAGGGGTCGTATTTTTATTAAAGCCGGGGCAAATTCATCATTGGGAACTATCAGACGATATCGACGGGTATATCTTTTTTCATTCAAAATCATTCTTTGACCTCAATTACACCAGCAGATCGGTAAATGATTTTCCTTTCTTCTACTCTTCTCAAAACCCGCCTTTACTTCAATTAAAGGACGAGGAACTGAACCATATATCCCGATACTTCATCGACATCAATGAAGAATATTATGAAAACCGGCTTTTAAAACGGCTGAAAATCATTTCCCTCATCGACATCTTATACACAGATTTATCAAGAATATATCTATCTCTCCAACCGGAGTATACCGAACCATATAGAAATACGGAGCGCGTAAAACAACTGGAACAACTGATCGACGATCACTACAAAGAAGTTAAAATGGCTTCGGCATATGCTGAAATGATGCACTTGAGTCCGAAACACTTAAACCGTATTGTTAAAAGCGCATTAAATAAAACCACCTCCGACCTGATAACGGAACGCATTATTTTAGAAGCGCGGAGAATGCTTATTCATTCCGGCGGTTCTTTAAGTGATATTTCACTAGAGTTGGGTTATGAAGATTATGCCTATTTCTCCAGGGTCTTTAAGATCAATACCGGGCACAGCCCCAGTCAGTTCATTAAAATCTATAAGTAA
- a CDS encoding 3-oxoacyl-ACP synthase III family protein, producing the protein MNTWNSRIAGLGYYVPENVVTNNDLSKVMDTNDEWIQERTGIKERRHVVEGSGETTTTMGVEAAKIAIERAGVAKEDIDFIIFATLSPDYYFPGPGVLVQRELGLKTVGALDVRNQCSGFVYALSVADQFIKTGMYKNVLVIGSELHSTGLDMSTRGRGVSVIFGDGAGAAVLTREEDATKGILSTHLHSEGEHAEELSLTAPGMGKRWVTDIIADNDPDDTSYYPYMNGQFVFKNAVVRFSEVIDEGLKANNLEASDIDLLVPHQANLRISQFIQHKFKLSDDQVFNNIMKYGNTTAASIPIALTEAWEQGKVKEGDIVVLAAFGSGFTWGSVIMKW; encoded by the coding sequence ATGAATACTTGGAATTCGAGAATTGCGGGACTTGGATATTATGTGCCCGAAAATGTTGTGACGAACAACGACCTGTCTAAGGTAATGGATACTAATGATGAATGGATTCAAGAGCGAACAGGTATTAAAGAACGTCGCCATGTAGTTGAAGGGAGTGGTGAAACAACGACAACCATGGGGGTCGAGGCTGCCAAAATAGCAATTGAAAGGGCAGGAGTCGCCAAAGAAGATATAGACTTTATTATATTCGCTACGTTGAGTCCGGATTATTATTTTCCGGGACCCGGAGTATTGGTGCAGCGAGAACTGGGACTTAAAACGGTTGGAGCCCTGGATGTAAGAAATCAATGTTCAGGATTTGTGTATGCACTTTCAGTGGCAGACCAGTTTATTAAAACCGGCATGTATAAAAATGTTCTGGTGATTGGTTCTGAGTTGCATTCAACAGGTTTAGATATGTCGACAAGGGGTCGAGGAGTTTCTGTAATTTTTGGCGATGGAGCCGGTGCCGCGGTTTTAACCAGAGAAGAAGATGCTACGAAAGGAATATTATCGACTCATTTACATTCTGAAGGGGAACATGCTGAGGAGTTGTCATTGACAGCACCCGGAATGGGTAAAAGATGGGTGACGGATATTATTGCGGACAATGACCCGGACGACACTTCTTACTACCCGTATATGAATGGTCAGTTTGTATTTAAAAATGCAGTTGTCAGATTTAGTGAAGTAATTGATGAAGGGCTGAAAGCCAACAATCTGGAAGCTTCTGATATCGATTTGTTAGTGCCGCATCAGGCGAACCTCAGGATATCTCAGTTTATACAACATAAGTTTAAGTTGAGTGACGATCAGGTTTTTAATAATATTATGAAATACGGTAATACTACTGCTGCTTCTATTCCGATTGCTTTAACTGAAGCATGGGAACAAGGAAAGGTGAAAGAGGGTGATATTGTCGTTTTGGCTGCTTTTGGCAGTGGATTTACCTGGGGCAGTGTGATTATGAAATGGTAA